A genome region from Arachis duranensis cultivar V14167 chromosome 6, aradu.V14167.gnm2.J7QH, whole genome shotgun sequence includes the following:
- the LOC107495179 gene encoding LOW QUALITY PROTEIN: uncharacterized protein LOC107495179 (The sequence of the model RefSeq protein was modified relative to this genomic sequence to represent the inferred CDS: substituted 1 base at 1 genomic stop codon): MGWGSIYKRRVRVFTMALVIYLDYKSVQQREKWTSKSKQSVLWEKAHERNAKRVLSLIIEMEGLWVKLGQYMSTRADVLPAAYIRLLKQLQDSLPPRPLEEVYGTIQKELGKSMDELFANFVNEPLATASIAQVHRATLLSGQEVVVKVQHDGVKRVILEDLKNAKSIVDWIAWAEPQYNFNPMIDEWCKEAPKELDFNHEAENTRTVAKNLGCRNQYDGNRSANRVDVLIPDVIQSTEKVLVLEYMDGIRLNDLQALEYFGVDKQKIVEEITRAYAHQIYVDGFFNGDPHPGNFLVSKEAPHRPILLDFGLTKKLSNTIKQALAKMFLAAAEGDHVALLSAFAEMGLKLRLDIPEQAMEVTTIFFRSTTPANESYKTVKSLNDQRAKNMKVIQEKMKLDQNEMKRFNPVDAFPGDIVIFGRVLNLLRGLSSTMNIKIVYMDIMRPFAESVLSGYINRGPSVNDRWIFDSPVHSDVEAKLRKLLTELANNDKILGIQVCAYKDGEVIIDTAAGVLGKYDPRPVKPDTLFLEFAFPCLYLGXLGICLLFCRKLNLQENVANVWPAFGSNGKDAIKVHHVLNHISGLHNAMADITRENPLLMIDWDECLNQISRSVPETEPGKQQFYHYLSFGWLCGGIIEHASGKKFQEILEEAIVRPLHIEGELYVGIPPGVESRLAALTVDTDDLSKISAITSRPELPSTFQPQQIAQLVTTLPPLFNTLNARRAIIPAANGHLTARALARYYAALADGGRIPPPHSSASKPPLGSHPHIPKFSSEKPPKKRSCMGRRDVALTTSNAPTYEKVPTHDSFQDNESQGISRDSISSSISSSRMDSTPRTNITGQLFRNPKIIDEFLGKGDYENLTLPGGGFGLGFKRFSSKDGSSIAFGHSGMGGSTGFCDVTNRFAIAVTLNKMSFGGVTGKVVQLVCSELNIPVPDDFLRFSVEQRGPDGQLNMGRPIIN; the protein is encoded by the exons ATGGGGTGGGGAAGCATATACAAGAGACGTGTTAGAGTATTTACAATGGCCTTAGTAATATACCTAGATTATAAG TCCGTACAACAGCGAGAGAAATGGACAAGCAAATCTAAACAATCTGTTCTGTGGGAGAAGGCTCATGAGCGTAATGCTAAGCGAGTTTTAAGTTTGATAATAGAGATGGAAGGCTTGTGGGTGAAACTTGGCCAATATATGTCAACACGAGCAGATGTTCTTCCTGCAGCTTATATACGCCTTTTGAAGCAGTTACAGGACTCTCTTCCTCCTCGCCCATTGGAAGAG GTCTATGGCACAATACAGAAAGAGTTGGGGAAATCAATGGATGAGCTATTTGCTAATTTTGTCAATGAACCATTGGCAACAGCATCG ATAGCGCAAGTCCACCGTGCAACCCTGCTCAGTGGTCAGGAAGTGGTTGTTAAAGTTCAACATGATGGAGTAAAGAGAGTCATATTGGAG GATTTGAAAAATGCAAAGTCAATTGTCGACTGGATAGCATGGGCTGAGCCACAGTACAACTTTAATCCTATGATTGATGAATGGTGCAAAGAAGCACCTAAAGAACTTGACTTTAATCATGAAGCTG AAAACACCAGAACAGTGGCCAAAAATCTTGGTTGCAGAAACCAATATGATGGAAATAGGAGTGCCAACCGGGTGGATGTTTTGATCCCTGATGTAATTCAG TCTACAGAGAAAGTGCTTGTTTTAGAGTACATGGACGGCATTCGATTGAACGATCTACAGGCATTAGAGTATTTTGGAGTAGATAAACAAAAGATTGTTGAGGAGATTACTCGTGCCTATGCTcaccaaatatatgttgatgggTTTTTCAACGGTGATCCTCATCCAG GAAATTTTCTAGTGAGCAAGGAAGCTCCACATCGTCCCATTTTACTTGACTTTGGGCTTACAAAAAAACTATCAAACACGATTAAGCAAGCACTTGCAAAGATGTTTCTGGCAGCTGCTGAG GGGGACCATGTGGCTCTTCTGTCTGCCTTTGCCGAAATGGGGCTTAAGTTGCGTCTTGACATACCTGAGCAGGCAATGGAGGTAACAACTATATTTTTCCGTTCAACGACACCTGCAAATGAATCCTAT AAAACCGTCAAGTCTCTTAACGATCAAAGAGCCAAAAACATGAAAGTTATACAAGAGAAAATGAAACTTGATCAAAACGAAATGAAACGCTTTAATCCT GTTGATGCATTTCCCGGTGATATTGTAATATTTGGAAGGGTTCTAAATCTTCTAAGAG GGCTTTCTTCCACCATGAatataaaaatagtatatatgGACATCATGAGGCCATTTGCAGAATCAGTACTGAGTGG GTACATCAATAGAGGACCATCAGTAAATGACAGATGGATTTTTGATTCACCAGTGCACTCTGATGTAGAAGCCAAGCTAAGGAAACTTTTAACTGAGCTGGCAAATAATGATAAAATACTCGGAATCCAG GTCTGTGCTTACAAAGATGGAGAAGTCATTATTGACACTGCTGCTGGAGTGCTTGGCAAATATGACCCTCGGCCAGTTAAGCCTGATACCCTTTTTCTAGAGTTTGCATTCCCATGCTTGTAtcttgggtaattagg TATATGCTTATTATTTTGCAGAAAACTGAACCTTCAAGAGAATGTTGCGAATGTTTGGCCTGCATTTGGATCAAACGGGAAAGATGCGATTAAG GTTCATCATGTGCTTAATCATATCTCTGGTTTGCACAATGCTATGGCAGACATCACGCGGGAAAACCCTCTACTAATGATTGATTGGGATGAATGTTTAAATCAGATTTCTAGGTCAGTGCCTGAGACAGAACCAGGCAAGCAGCAGTTCTATCACTATTTGTCATTTGGGTGGTTGTGTGGTGGAATCATTGAG CATGCATCTGGCAAGAAATTTCAGGAGATCCTTGAAGAAGCAATAGTTCGCCCCCTCCATATTGAAGGAGAGCTATATGTAGGGATTCCCCCAG GGGTGGAATCACGTCTTGCCGCTCTGACTGTAGATACTGATGATTTAAGCAAGATCTCTGCTATCACTTCTCGTCCTGAGCTTCCGTCTACCTTCCAGCCACAGCAAATTGCTCAACTTGTAACCACCTTGCCTCCTCTTTTCAATACACTGAATGCTCGCCGTGCCATCATACCGGCTGCTAATGGACATTTAACTGCCCGGGCACTTGCACGTTACTATGCTGCCTTAGCTGATGGTGGCAGGATACCACCACCTCATTCTTCTGCTTCCAAGCCACCACTTGGAAGCCATCCCCACATCCCCAAATTCTCTTCTGAGAAGCCCCCTAAAAAGCGCAGTTGTATGGGGAGGAGAGATGTAGCTTTAACTACAAGTAACGCCCCTACATATGAAAAAGTCCCTACCCATGACAGTTTCCAGGACAATGAAAGCCAAGGTATTAGCAGAGATAGTATTAGCAGTAGTATAAGTAGTAGTAGAATGGATAGTACTCCAAGGACCAATATTACTGGTCAGCTTTTCAGGAATCCGAAAATTATCGACGAATTCTTGGGAAAAGGAGATTATGAGAATTTAACTTTGCCAGGTGGTGGTTTTGGCCTAGGATTTAAGAGGTTTAGTTCGAAGGATGGTTCATCAATAGCGTTTGGTCACTCTGGAATGGGTGGTTCCACAGGGTTTTGTGATGTTACAAATAGATTTGCAATTGCTGTGACATTGAACAAGATGTCATTCGGTGGTGTCACTGGAAAAGTTGTTCAGCTTGTTTGTTCTGAGTTGAATATTCCTGTGCCTGATGATTTCCTTAGATTTTCAGTTGAGCAGAGAGGACCTGATGGTCAATTAAATATGGGTAGGCCTATTATTAATTGA